In Arachis stenosperma cultivar V10309 chromosome 1, arast.V10309.gnm1.PFL2, whole genome shotgun sequence, one DNA window encodes the following:
- the LOC130981217 gene encoding uncharacterized protein LOC130981217 — translation MSSRGSERDIRRGNLEVEPVQGRRGGNPSASTSNVSRYYRSMTLTDFLKSGPSRFNGNANALEADQWFREVERFLYTQHVPEVQSVEIVTHMLEGDAQNWWQELCHTLQVELTDVSWHGFKTEFYGRYFLHAFRIAKELELMQLKQKDMSVADYTREFDNLCRFSKTCQGNPADYEEWKCAQYEKGLRRDIFNYVYPQKLTNFTELVKKSQLAEDCSMKWTLLQEGFGETTPEESRRYGLGMCFRCGAPGHMSRDCSRGRAVDAGWPRQDRGKYDIECVEWISSV, via the coding sequence ATGTCGTCTCGTGGATCCGAACGAGACATACGGAGAGGAAATCTCGAGGTTGAACCAGTGCAAGGACGTCGAGGTGGAAACCCTAGTGCTAGTACAAGTAACGTAAGTCGATACTATAGGTCAATGACCCTTACTGATTTCCTCAAGAGTGGTCCATCTCGGTTTAACGGAAACGCCAATGCCCTGGAGGCTGATCAGTGGTTTCGAGAAGTGGAAAGGTTTTTGTACACTCAGCATGTTCCTGAAGTACAGTCAGTAGAGATAGTGACTCATATGTTGGAAGGAGATGCTCAGAATTGGTGGCAAGAATTGTGTCATACCTTGCAGGTGGAGTTAACGGATGTCTCTTGGCATGGATTCAAGACAGAGTTTTATGGGAGATATTTCTTGCATGCGTTTCGCATTGCAAAGGAATTGGAGTTAATGCAGCTGAAGCAAAAGGATATGTCCGTTGCCGACTATACCCGTGAATTCGACAACCTGTGCCGTTTCTCAAAAACTTGTCAAGGAAATCCAGCTGattatgaggaatggaagtgtgctCAGTATGAGAAAGGACTAAGGAGAGATATCTTTAATTACGTGTATCCACAAAAGTTAACAAATTTCACTGAGTTGGTTAAGAAGAGCCAGCTCGCTGAGGATTGCTCTATGAAGTGGACACTGCTACAGGAAGGCTTTGGTGAGACCACTCCAGAAGAGTCGCGCAGGTACGGATTGGGAATGTGTTTTCGATGTGGAGCACCGGGACATATGTCTAGGGATTGTTCGCGTGGGAGAGCCGTAGATGCGGGTTGGCCACGACAGGATCGAGGTAAGTATGATATCGAATGCGTAGAATGGATTTCTTCTGTGTAG